One Aciduliprofundum boonei T469 genomic region harbors:
- a CDS encoding GbsR/MarR family transcriptional regulator has product MKFEKDGFTKIRESMATIFTKAGLGHMDANVLSELLIWDRYMDVEEIGRSLNYSISGVTGSLHRLMRMHLVIRKKMGKKYFYSSESDILSVFIRLVQEIYEHDLPRLQRIVDEERELLKETEKNAVDELYVKLSRAKEYLGALIEILEDYKKGGELNDKNSANCG; this is encoded by the coding sequence GTGAAATTTGAGAAAGATGGATTCACAAAAATAAGAGAGAGCATGGCTACGATATTTACAAAGGCGGGCTTGGGCCATATGGACGCTAATGTACTCTCAGAGTTGCTCATCTGGGATAGATATATGGATGTCGAAGAAATTGGCAGAAGTTTAAATTATAGTATTTCGGGGGTCACTGGAAGTTTGCACCGCCTTATGCGGATGCACCTTGTTATACGAAAAAAGATGGGGAAAAAATACTTTTATAGCTCTGAAAGTGACATTCTCTCAGTGTTTATTCGCTTGGTGCAGGAGATATATGAGCATGATCTTCCTAGGCTTCAGCGCATAGTGGATGAGGAGAGGGAATTGTTGAAGGAGACGGAGAAGAATGCCGTGGATGAGTTATATGTGAAGTTATCAAGAGCCAAAGAATATCTCGGCGCTTTGATAGAAATTTTAGAGGATTATAAAAAAGGAGGTGAATTAAATGACAAGAATAGTGCTAACTGCGGATGA
- a CDS encoding 50S ribosomal protein L16, with protein sequence MVRKPGRMYHNIDGPAYTRREYMGGVPNPKIVHFEMGNVDAKNDFPIEVSLVINEACQIRHTALEAARIIANKYLGKIGTANYYLWIRVYPHHVLREHKMATGAGADRISSGMSLAFGKPVGTAARVREGQVIMTARVNPQHLERAKKALKEASYKLPAPCSIVVNKRSAN encoded by the coding sequence ATGGTAAGGAAGCCTGGAAGGATGTATCACAATATTGACGGTCCTGCTTACACTCGCCGCGAATATATGGGAGGAGTACCCAATCCAAAAATTGTGCATTTTGAAATGGGTAATGTTGATGCTAAAAATGATTTTCCAATTGAAGTTAGTCTTGTCATAAATGAGGCATGCCAGATTAGGCATACTGCTCTTGAGGCTGCCCGTATAATCGCAAACAAGTATTTGGGCAAAATTGGTACTGCCAATTATTATCTCTGGATAAGAGTGTATCCACATCATGTTCTAAGGGAGCATAAAATGGCCACAGGCGCAGGAGCGGATAGAATTTCATCTGGAATGAGCCTCGCATTTGGAAAACCTGTGGGTACTGCTGCAAGAGTGCGAGAGGGTCAAGTTATAATGACAGCAAGGGTAAACCCCCAGCATTTAGAGAGAGCAAAAAAGGCCTTAAAAGAGGCATCTTACAAATTGCCAGCTCCTTGCAGCATAGTGGTGAATAAGAGATCTGCAAATTAA
- a CDS encoding DUF835 domain-containing protein: MPSVEELIRELRMALKKDDDELRKEVERIVRKYGRRRKKGSFEMKAGEAYYINEKNSKYAIKIFQQILDRGLNGLYITRINPQTLEFANQDNAKVVWLSSIRGKDRISPGDLTKIHATVVEFMKENEKGVVVLDGIETMITNTNFVKVLHLLQKLRDVVSENHGVLLISIDLDTLNPQDRALFKREIMNEIPLKI; this comes from the coding sequence ATGCCCAGTGTAGAAGAGCTTATCAGAGAACTCAGGATGGCCCTTAAAAAAGATGATGATGAGTTGAGAAAAGAAGTCGAGAGAATAGTTAGAAAATATGGTAGACGGAGGAAAAAAGGCTCCTTTGAGATGAAGGCGGGAGAGGCATACTACATAAACGAGAAAAATTCAAAATATGCCATAAAGATTTTCCAGCAAATTCTTGATAGAGGGCTAAATGGATTGTATATCACCAGGATAAATCCACAAACTTTGGAATTTGCGAATCAGGATAATGCTAAAGTAGTATGGCTCAGCAGTATAAGGGGGAAGGATAGAATTTCACCGGGAGATTTGACCAAGATTCATGCCACAGTTGTTGAATTTATGAAAGAGAATGAGAAAGGTGTTGTAGTGCTGGATGGAATAGAAACTATGATAACCAACACAAATTTTGTAAAAGTCTTGCACCTCTTGCAAAAGCTTAGGGATGTAGTTAGTGAAAACCATGGAGTTCTTTTAATTTCTATAGATCTGGATACTCTAAATCCCCAGGATAGAGCACTTTTCAAAAGGGAAATAATGAATGAAATCCCTCTAAAAATTTAA
- a CDS encoding RsmB/NOP family class I SAM-dependent RNA methyltransferase, translating into MIEKIAVRVIRKWMRKGNMARAMRDILPRSSLSFEEREQVARIVHDVVRYKLYYDYIMEKRGMKKNAENYVKLSLKKPKVNTPYHIRNSLSLKLAEVTPREFIDIINREPDTVLCVNLAKIDRDKAIEELERDGIDAEEFIPESAIKADSKARYSSLIKNGLAIVQDSSSQIIAKLASSLGEEVLDYCAGSGGKSLAMHALNSNLKIHAYDINERKLKSLENRAKKWEMNVYIFYDKPSGEFPVVLVDAPCSGVGAAARNPEAKYQEDFEKFAKMQMEILNEAKENVKSHGYLVYVVCSYTPWETENLIEEFLNKAPYFVPQEIKCEYERYIKKGNYGAYILAGDIFYVSVLRRE; encoded by the coding sequence GTGATTGAAAAAATTGCAGTTAGGGTCATTAGAAAGTGGATGAGGAAGGGAAATATGGCTAGGGCTATGAGAGATATCTTGCCTCGCTCTAGCTTGAGTTTTGAGGAAAGGGAGCAAGTGGCAAGAATAGTGCATGATGTTGTACGCTACAAGCTCTACTATGATTATATCATGGAAAAAAGAGGCATGAAAAAGAATGCGGAGAATTATGTAAAATTGAGCTTGAAAAAACCAAAGGTAAATACCCCATATCATATCCGAAATTCTCTATCTCTCAAGCTTGCAGAAGTTACTCCAAGAGAATTTATTGATATTATAAATAGAGAGCCTGATACTGTGCTATGCGTGAATTTGGCCAAAATTGACAGGGATAAGGCAATTGAAGAATTGGAAAGGGATGGAATTGATGCGGAGGAGTTTATACCAGAGAGCGCAATTAAAGCTGATAGCAAAGCTCGTTATTCTTCCTTAATCAAGAATGGTCTTGCCATTGTCCAAGATTCTTCAAGTCAAATCATTGCAAAGCTTGCAAGTTCTTTGGGGGAAGAGGTTTTGGATTATTGTGCTGGAAGTGGTGGAAAGAGTTTGGCTATGCATGCCCTAAATTCAAATTTGAAAATTCATGCTTACGATATAAATGAGAGAAAATTGAAGAGCTTGGAGAATAGAGCTAAAAAATGGGAGATGAATGTGTATATTTTTTACGATAAACCCTCAGGCGAGTTTCCTGTTGTGCTAGTAGATGCACCCTGCAGCGGTGTAGGTGCTGCAGCTAGAAATCCAGAGGCAAAGTATCAAGAAGATTTTGAAAAATTTGCAAAGATGCAGATGGAGATTTTGAACGAAGCGAAGGAGAATGTGAAGAGTCACGGATATTTGGTTTATGTTGTATGCTCGTATACTCCCTGGGAAACCGAAAATTTAATTGAAGAGTTTTTAAATAAAGCTCCATATTTTGTACCTCAAGAAATCAAATGCGAGTATGAAAGATATATAAAAAAGGGGAATTATGGCGCTTATATTCTTGCAGGGGATATTTTCTATGTAAGCGTTTTGAGAAGAGAATAG
- a CDS encoding 30S ribosomal protein S12, translated as MANGLYTARKLKEDREKFRWSDRYYKRRVLRLKEKSDPLEGSPQARGIVIEKVGIEAKQPNSAIRKCVKVQLIKNGRVVTAFAPGNGAINFIDEHDEVVIEGIGGRLGRSKGDIPGVRYKVIKVNGISLNELVRGRKEKPVR; from the coding sequence ATGGCTAATGGATTGTACACAGCAAGGAAGCTAAAGGAAGATCGTGAAAAGTTCCGATGGAGTGATAGATATTATAAGCGTAGAGTATTGAGGCTCAAGGAGAAAAGCGATCCTTTAGAGGGTAGCCCACAGGCGAGGGGCATTGTTATTGAGAAAGTTGGTATTGAAGCAAAGCAGCCAAACTCAGCTATAAGGAAGTGCGTTAAGGTTCAGCTCATAAAGAATGGACGCGTTGTTACTGCTTTCGCCCCTGGAAATGGTGCCATAAATTTCATAGATGAGCACGATGAGGTTGTAATTGAGGGAATCGGCGGAAGATTGGGAAGGTCCAAGGGTGATATTCCAGGGGTGCGTTATAAAGTTATAAAGGTAAATGGAATCTCTCTCAACGAACTTGTGCGTGGACGCAAGGAGAAACCTGTGAGGTGA
- a CDS encoding 30S ribosomal protein S7, with protein sequence MDFLIFGKYDPKEVVVKDPGLVRYINLDARLVLHSHGRHVKKHLGKAQVNIVERLINNLMRTEKYTGKKMSAYNVVKKAFEIIEKKTKQNPIQVLVDAIQNAAPREEVTRLKMAGIAVPKAVDVAPSRRLDIALRNIALGAVNSTFKNSKSIEECLADEIIKAARNDVSSFAVSKKEEIERVAASAR encoded by the coding sequence ATGGATTTTCTCATATTTGGCAAGTATGATCCAAAGGAAGTGGTTGTTAAAGATCCTGGACTGGTGAGATATATAAACTTGGACGCTCGTCTGGTCCTGCATTCTCACGGAAGACATGTGAAAAAGCATTTAGGAAAAGCCCAAGTGAACATAGTTGAAAGGTTGATCAACAATCTAATGCGCACGGAAAAATATACGGGGAAGAAGATGAGCGCGTACAATGTGGTAAAAAAAGCGTTTGAGATTATTGAGAAAAAGACAAAGCAGAACCCCATACAAGTTTTGGTTGATGCAATTCAGAACGCTGCTCCCCGCGAAGAGGTAACAAGATTGAAGATGGCAGGTATAGCCGTACCAAAAGCGGTAGATGTTGCACCTTCAAGGAGATTGGATATAGCTTTGAGAAATATAGCTCTGGGAGCAGTTAATTCCACTTTCAAAAATTCTAAAAGCATAGAAGAATGTTTAGCAGATGAAATTATAAAAGCTGCAAGAAACGATGTGAGTAGTTTTGCAGTTTCCAAGAAGGAGGAAATTGAGCGCGTTGCCGCATCTGCAAGATAA
- a CDS encoding elongation factor EF-2 yields the protein MGRKEDNIKKAMKIMRNIEYIRNIGIVAHIDHGKTTLSDNLIAGAGMMSEELAGKQLVLDFDEQEQARGITINTAAASMVHEYEGNEYLINLLDTPGHVDFGGDVTRAMRAVDGAIVVVCAVEGVMPQTETVLRQALKERVRPVLFINKVDRLINELKLDGQQMMARFEKIIKEVNKLIRRYTPEEFKDKWMVRVEDGTVAFGSAYHNWAISVPFMKKTGISFKDVFEHLEKGESKELAKKAPLHRIVLDMVIQHLPNPREAQAYRIPKIWKGDINTPLGQAMIKCDPKGPVGMMITKIVMDPHAGEVAVGRLFSGTLRRGQELYIVGMGNRKYRIQQLSMMVGPDRIPVDELDAGNIPAIIGLKDAIAGSTVSSIPDVEPFEPMKHYSEPVVTVAIEAKHTKDLPRLIEVLRTISKADPSLKIEINQETGEHLLSGMGELHLEVTIYRITHEYKVEVITSPPIVVYRETVDHKGGPFEGKSPNKHNKFYIEVEPLEESVVQAIVDGEIEEMDRIKNRKDLAKRLEELGMNRDEAKKVEAIRGPNILLDMTWGVQYLNETMELVKQAFFEAVERGPLANEKVYGLKVKLVDAKLHEDSIHRGPAQVIPAVRNAIYGAMCQGNRVLLEPIQKIYINVPMELVGSVTREIQQRRGVIVDMEQEEYQTIIHAKAPVAEMFGFASAIRSATGGRVLWSTENAGYERVPRDLQPQIVRQIRERKGLKPEPYDEKYYAEL from the coding sequence ATGGGAAGGAAAGAGGATAATATCAAAAAAGCAATGAAAATTATGCGAAACATCGAGTACATAAGAAACATTGGAATCGTGGCTCATATCGACCACGGGAAAACTACGCTAAGCGATAATCTGATTGCAGGAGCAGGAATGATGAGCGAAGAGCTTGCTGGAAAGCAGTTGGTTTTGGATTTTGACGAGCAGGAGCAGGCAAGGGGAATAACAATAAACACTGCTGCAGCCAGTATGGTTCACGAATATGAGGGAAACGAGTATCTCATCAACTTATTAGATACCCCTGGACATGTTGATTTTGGAGGAGATGTTACCCGCGCAATGCGAGCAGTGGACGGTGCGATAGTGGTCGTATGCGCAGTTGAGGGTGTTATGCCACAAACAGAGACCGTGTTAAGGCAAGCTCTCAAGGAGAGAGTCAGACCTGTGCTCTTTATAAACAAAGTGGATAGGTTGATAAATGAATTAAAGTTGGATGGCCAGCAGATGATGGCCAGATTTGAAAAAATTATAAAAGAGGTAAATAAGCTGATTAGAAGATACACTCCAGAAGAATTTAAGGATAAGTGGATGGTTCGCGTTGAGGATGGAACTGTTGCATTTGGCTCCGCATATCACAATTGGGCCATAAGTGTGCCATTTATGAAGAAGACTGGTATATCATTCAAAGATGTTTTTGAGCATCTTGAAAAAGGTGAGAGCAAAGAGCTTGCAAAGAAGGCACCCTTGCATAGAATAGTTTTAGATATGGTCATTCAGCACCTTCCCAATCCAAGAGAGGCTCAGGCCTACAGGATTCCAAAAATATGGAAGGGGGATATTAACACCCCTCTAGGTCAAGCGATGATTAAATGCGATCCCAAGGGCCCAGTTGGTATGATGATAACTAAAATAGTTATGGACCCTCATGCCGGGGAAGTTGCTGTGGGTCGCCTGTTTAGTGGAACTTTAAGAAGAGGGCAAGAACTTTACATAGTGGGTATGGGCAATCGCAAATACAGAATCCAGCAGCTCTCTATGATGGTTGGTCCAGATAGAATTCCTGTTGATGAGTTAGATGCTGGAAATATCCCTGCGATTATAGGCTTGAAAGATGCTATTGCTGGCTCCACTGTATCAAGCATTCCAGATGTAGAGCCATTTGAACCGATGAAGCATTATAGCGAACCTGTGGTCACAGTAGCAATTGAGGCAAAACATACTAAAGATTTACCTCGCTTGATTGAAGTCCTACGCACCATATCCAAGGCAGATCCGAGCTTGAAAATAGAGATAAATCAAGAAACAGGGGAGCATCTGCTAAGTGGAATGGGAGAATTGCATCTTGAAGTTACAATTTACAGAATTACCCATGAGTATAAAGTGGAAGTAATAACTTCACCACCAATAGTGGTTTATAGAGAGACTGTGGATCATAAAGGAGGTCCATTTGAAGGTAAGAGTCCAAACAAGCATAATAAATTCTACATAGAAGTTGAGCCCCTTGAAGAAAGTGTTGTGCAGGCAATTGTGGATGGAGAGATAGAAGAAATGGATAGAATCAAAAACAGAAAAGATCTTGCAAAGAGGCTTGAAGAGCTCGGAATGAACAGGGATGAGGCAAAGAAAGTTGAGGCAATTCGCGGTCCAAATATCTTGCTCGATATGACTTGGGGTGTGCAGTACTTAAATGAGACCATGGAGCTGGTTAAACAAGCGTTTTTCGAGGCTGTTGAGAGAGGTCCTCTCGCAAATGAGAAGGTTTATGGACTAAAGGTCAAACTTGTGGATGCGAAACTTCACGAGGATTCAATACACAGAGGTCCTGCTCAAGTTATACCTGCAGTGCGCAATGCCATCTACGGTGCAATGTGTCAGGGCAATAGAGTTCTATTAGAACCAATTCAGAAGATTTACATCAATGTGCCTATGGAGCTCGTGGGCTCTGTGACAAGGGAAATACAGCAGAGAAGAGGAGTGATTGTGGATATGGAGCAGGAAGAGTATCAAACAATCATACACGCTAAAGCTCCCGTAGCTGAGATGTTCGGATTCGCCTCTGCCATAAGAAGTGCCACAGGAGGCAGAGTATTATGGAGCACTGAAAACGCAGGATATGAGCGTGTACCAAGAGATTTACAGCCACAGATAGTTAGGCAGATACGCGAAAGGAAGGGACTCAAACCAGAGCCCTATGATGAAAAGTATTATGCGGAGTTATGA
- the tuf gene encoding translation elongation factor EF-1 subunit alpha codes for MADKKPHMNIVFIGHVDHGKSTTVGRLLYEHGEIDQRVIDQYRQEAEKLGKSTFEFAFVMDRLKEERERGLTIDVAHRKFETDKYYFTIIDAPGHRDFVKNMITGTSQADAAVLIVAAPEGVMEQTKEHIFLARTLGVPQMIVAINKMDATKPPYDEKRFNEVKEQVEKLLAAVGWKDVPFVPISAYKGDNIMKKSENMPWWKGPTLLELLNNLKVPPKPTDKPLRIPVQDVYSITGIGTVPVGRVETGVLKVGDKVTFMPANKSGEVKSIEMHHEPMKEAYPGDNIGFNVRGIGKKDIKRGDVCGHTSNPPTVAKSFIAQIVVLNHPSVIAPGYTPVFHAHTAQIACRFEELIKTLDPRTGQTKQDHPDFLKTGDIAMVKIVPTRPMVIEPVKEIPQLGRFAVRDMGQTVAAGQCIEVEKKTL; via the coding sequence ATGGCAGATAAAAAACCACATATGAATATCGTGTTCATCGGCCATGTTGACCACGGTAAATCCACAACGGTAGGTAGATTGCTCTATGAGCATGGAGAAATAGACCAGAGAGTCATAGACCAGTACAGACAGGAGGCAGAGAAACTCGGAAAGAGCACTTTTGAATTTGCCTTCGTTATGGACAGGCTCAAGGAAGAGAGAGAAAGGGGCTTGACCATTGATGTTGCTCACAGAAAATTTGAAACTGATAAATATTACTTCACGATCATTGATGCTCCTGGTCACAGGGACTTCGTTAAGAATATGATTACTGGTACATCTCAGGCAGATGCAGCAGTTCTAATCGTTGCAGCTCCAGAGGGAGTTATGGAGCAGACAAAGGAGCACATATTCCTTGCAAGAACTCTTGGAGTGCCACAGATGATTGTAGCCATAAACAAGATGGATGCTACAAAGCCACCCTACGATGAGAAGAGATTCAACGAGGTAAAAGAGCAGGTAGAAAAGCTATTAGCAGCTGTAGGTTGGAAAGATGTTCCATTTGTGCCAATATCTGCATACAAGGGAGACAACATAATGAAGAAGAGCGAGAATATGCCCTGGTGGAAGGGTCCAACTCTTCTGGAGTTACTCAACAACTTGAAAGTTCCACCTAAGCCCACCGATAAGCCCTTGCGCATACCTGTTCAGGATGTTTATAGCATCACCGGTATAGGCACTGTGCCTGTTGGAAGAGTAGAAACTGGTGTGCTGAAGGTTGGAGATAAAGTGACATTCATGCCAGCAAACAAGAGCGGAGAGGTAAAGAGCATTGAAATGCATCACGAGCCAATGAAAGAAGCATATCCAGGAGACAATATAGGATTCAATGTTAGAGGTATCGGTAAGAAGGATATCAAGAGGGGAGATGTATGCGGTCATACAAGCAATCCACCCACTGTGGCAAAGAGTTTCATTGCACAGATTGTGGTACTCAACCATCCAAGCGTTATAGCTCCTGGATACACACCTGTGTTCCACGCCCACACTGCACAGATAGCCTGCAGGTTTGAAGAGCTTATAAAAACACTAGATCCTCGCACTGGCCAGACAAAGCAGGACCATCCAGATTTCTTGAAGACTGGTGACATAGCCATGGTAAAGATTGTGCCCACAAGACCCATGGTAATCGAGCCTGTAAAAGAGATACCACAGCTTGGAAGATTTGCAGTTAGGGATATGGGCCAGACAGTAGCTGCGGGCCAGTGCATAGAAGTGGAGAAAAAAACTCTCTAA
- the rpsJ gene encoding 30S ribosomal protein S10, translating into MAVYRARIRLSGADHKKVDEVCNQIKKIAERTGVELHGPIPLPTKRLVVPVRKAPDGEGSETWERWEMRIHKRLIDIDADERALRQLMRIQIPDGIHIEIELKS; encoded by the coding sequence ATGGCTGTATATAGAGCCAGAATAAGGCTAAGTGGCGCCGACCATAAAAAGGTGGATGAGGTTTGCAATCAGATTAAAAAGATTGCTGAGAGAACAGGCGTGGAGTTGCATGGACCAATTCCGTTACCCACAAAAAGGCTCGTTGTTCCAGTGCGCAAAGCCCCAGATGGTGAAGGTAGCGAGACATGGGAGCGCTGGGAAATGCGTATTCATAAGAGGCTTATAGACATAGATGCAGATGAAAGAGCACTACGGCAGCTTATGCGCATTCAAATTCCTGATGGGATACATATTGAAATTGAATTAAAATCTTAA
- a CDS encoding DNA integrity scanning protein DisA nucleotide-binding domain protein, producing the protein MDEPTKIVVMGDDPESIAQNYEDKELIVIYPKGKRPRADMLLRKNIVRIFSDYGKYPDIEDLELIKNTVFYLLNSSYINNRDRILLLFSKEGEEHRLFFDMSKMNLPNLVNMVSDRIKGEIVENILKLAMSIVKKGREGTPAGALFIVGDTNNVKNYVIQKIANPISGIDREMRSVLNEENFDTLREFAIMDGATLIDNRGVVVSTGVYVKNLSIEEWLMDGFGGRHLAARSITKLTKAISFAVSAEGTISVYRDGEKIYELKDF; encoded by the coding sequence GTGGATGAGCCTACAAAAATTGTTGTGATGGGGGATGATCCGGAGAGTATCGCTCAGAATTATGAAGATAAGGAGCTCATAGTGATTTATCCCAAGGGTAAAAGGCCAAGAGCGGATATGCTTTTAAGGAAGAATATTGTTAGAATATTTTCAGATTATGGTAAATATCCAGATATAGAAGATTTGGAATTGATAAAAAATACCGTTTTTTACCTTCTTAACTCTTCTTACATAAATAACAGAGATAGAATACTTTTATTATTTTCAAAGGAAGGCGAGGAGCACAGGCTGTTTTTTGATATGAGCAAGATGAATTTGCCAAATTTGGTGAATATGGTATCTGATAGGATAAAAGGTGAAATTGTGGAAAACATTTTAAAACTTGCCATGTCGATTGTGAAAAAGGGAAGAGAGGGTACACCTGCAGGTGCACTCTTTATAGTTGGAGATACAAATAATGTTAAAAATTATGTAATTCAGAAGATAGCCAATCCAATAAGCGGGATAGATAGAGAGATGAGAAGTGTTTTAAACGAGGAAAATTTTGATACTCTAAGGGAGTTTGCCATCATGGATGGGGCCACATTAATAGATAACAGGGGTGTTGTAGTTTCCACGGGAGTTTATGTTAAGAATTTATCAATTGAAGAATGGCTTATGGATGGTTTTGGTGGAAGGCATCTGGCTGCGAGATCAATAACGAAACTTACAAAGGCTATAAGTTTTGCAGTTTCTGCAGAAGGCACAATAAGCGTTTACAGGGATGGAGAAAAGATATACGAACTCAAAGATTTTTAA
- a CDS encoding translin family, whose protein sequence is MDLREIGDLIEEELDEKDSVREIAIKSARVIIRMSSQSIIMMHRREDESEIVRKLKEEVWHLKSLLTNQYPDLLYSGFVQNAFQEYCESQIFRAIIHNKPIPSHKDLGMNPESYLMGMGDVVGELRREVLEALKNENFKRAEEYLSIMEEIYEMLMRFNYPSGLVPLKPKQDTARALIEKTRGELTMAIMTDKIAKKMENKKN, encoded by the coding sequence ATGGATCTCAGGGAAATAGGTGATTTAATAGAAGAGGAGCTTGATGAGAAGGACTCTGTTAGAGAGATAGCTATAAAATCAGCCAGGGTAATAATAAGAATGTCCTCTCAGTCAATAATAATGATGCATAGGAGAGAAGATGAAAGTGAGATTGTAAGGAAACTGAAAGAAGAGGTATGGCATTTAAAAAGTCTCTTAACTAACCAATATCCTGATTTACTTTATTCTGGTTTTGTTCAGAATGCGTTTCAAGAATATTGTGAATCGCAAATATTTAGGGCAATAATTCATAATAAACCAATACCATCCCACAAAGATTTGGGAATGAATCCAGAATCTTATCTGATGGGAATGGGGGATGTAGTTGGAGAACTCAGGAGAGAGGTTCTTGAAGCACTTAAAAATGAGAATTTTAAGAGAGCAGAAGAGTATCTCAGTATAATGGAAGAAATCTACGAGATGCTTATGCGTTTCAATTATCCGTCTGGTTTAGTTCCTCTTAAACCTAAACAGGATACTGCTAGGGCATTGATTGAAAAGACAAGGGGAGAACTGACTATGGCTATAATGACGGATAAAATAGCAAAAAAGATGGAAAATAAGAAAAATTAA
- a CDS encoding Mov34/MPN/PAD-1 family protein, which yields MNKVWKIKKEVLKLIMESSKSSYPNEFGAFLRAKHNIIYEIILLPGTVSGGSSVLYNLLMKPIDFTIVGSVHSHPSGFPIPSRADLDMFSKTGDVHIIVAYPYTMNSWKAYNRMGEEIEVKVI from the coding sequence GTGAATAAGGTGTGGAAAATAAAGAAAGAAGTTCTTAAATTGATAATGGAATCTTCTAAATCCTCGTATCCAAATGAGTTTGGAGCATTTTTAAGGGCAAAGCATAATATAATTTATGAGATAATTTTACTCCCGGGCACTGTTTCAGGAGGAAGTAGCGTACTTTATAATCTTCTTATGAAGCCCATTGATTTTACCATAGTTGGCTCTGTCCATTCGCACCCTTCTGGTTTTCCCATACCTTCCCGTGCAGATTTGGATATGTTTTCTAAAACGGGTGATGTTCATATTATTGTGGCATATCCATATACTATGAATTCTTGGAAGGCTTACAATAGAATGGGTGAAGAAATAGAGGTAAAGGTAATTTGA
- a CDS encoding NAD(+) kinase encodes MRYGLIANPEKEECIKFAKEIIEKLDPVVEMETAKALGMDGISIEEMNVDVIITVGGDGTILLALQRARGRILGVNMGLLGFLTEISPEELDDAIKRIESGDYFIDKRMRIKVRLNGERLYDCTNEVVIHTAEIAKLRSYTIFYEKELLDEFRADGLIVATPTGSTSYALSAGGPILHPNLEGMVLTPIAPFKKYPKSFVLPEGKIRIELKDGRSNLLVLDGQYSVRISKKDIVEIEKSENYAEFIRFSNSPIKRIRERLIG; translated from the coding sequence ATGAGATATGGATTAATAGCCAATCCTGAGAAAGAAGAATGCATCAAATTTGCAAAGGAAATTATTGAAAAGTTAGATCCAGTGGTTGAAATGGAAACAGCTAAGGCTCTTGGTATGGATGGAATCTCCATTGAAGAAATGAATGTGGATGTTATAATCACAGTTGGAGGAGATGGAACTATTCTTTTAGCGTTGCAGAGAGCTAGAGGTAGAATATTGGGGGTGAATATGGGACTTTTGGGCTTCTTAACGGAGATAAGTCCTGAAGAATTGGATGATGCTATAAAGAGAATTGAAAGTGGAGATTATTTTATTGATAAAAGAATGAGGATAAAGGTTAGGCTTAATGGTGAAAGACTCTACGATTGCACCAATGAGGTGGTTATTCACACTGCAGAGATAGCAAAGCTTAGAAGTTATACTATATTCTATGAGAAAGAGCTACTAGATGAGTTTAGGGCTGATGGATTGATTGTAGCAACTCCCACAGGCTCTACATCTTACGCTTTGAGCGCTGGAGGTCCTATTTTACATCCAAATCTGGAAGGAATGGTTTTGACACCAATAGCTCCATTTAAGAAGTATCCTAAATCTTTTGTGCTTCCCGAAGGTAAGATTAGAATTGAACTAAAAGACGGCAGGTCTAATCTATTGGTGCTGGATGGGCAGTATAGTGTGAGAATTTCTAAAAAGGATATAGTAGAGATAGAGAAATCCGAAAATTATGCGGAGTTCATAAGGTTTAGTAATTCACCAATAAAGAGGATAAGGGAGAGATTGATAGGGTGA